The following are encoded in a window of Lacinutrix sp. WUR7 genomic DNA:
- a CDS encoding RNA polymerase sigma factor, whose amino-acid sequence MTLTNQNIEQLIALCKSNNQFAQLEIYNRYYKAMFNVAYRIVKDRFEAEDIMQDSFLSAFTKLDTIKDTMTFGSWLKRIVINNSIYHFNKNNKYQDVPLEDVLYKIEDNDGISSDYEFTNLKAQQVLETMKLLKDNYRIALTLHLIEGYDYEEISGIMQLSYANCRTTISRAKESLRKKLELVEH is encoded by the coding sequence TTGACACTAACCAACCAAAATATCGAACAGCTCATAGCCCTATGTAAGTCTAATAACCAATTTGCGCAATTGGAGATTTATAATAGATACTATAAAGCAATGTTTAACGTAGCGTACAGAATTGTAAAAGATAGATTTGAAGCAGAAGATATCATGCAAGATTCTTTTCTATCTGCCTTTACAAAACTAGACACTATAAAAGATACAATGACTTTTGGTTCTTGGTTAAAACGAATTGTAATTAATAACAGTATTTATCATTTCAATAAAAATAATAAATACCAAGACGTTCCTTTAGAGGATGTATTGTATAAGATAGAAGACAATGATGGTATTTCTAGTGATTACGAGTTTACAAACTTAAAAGCGCAACAAGTTTTAGAGACTATGAAATTACTAAAAGACAATTACCGAATTGCCTTAACCTTACATCTTATTGAAGGATATGATTACGAAGAAATAAGCGGAATCATGCAGCTTTCTTATGCAAATTGTAGAACAACTATCTCAAGAGCAAAAGAAAGTTTAAGAAAAAAATTAGAACTAGTAGAACATTAA